The nucleotide window AAGCAATTGTATTCGTTCTGCATTTCAACGAATTGTTTCAAAGCCCCGATATAGTTCCCAAGTGTAATCGTACCACTTGGTTGTATACCTGAAAAAATTGTTTTCATCTGAATTTTCCTCCTATATATAAATAAAAAAACCATCCATCCCAAAAAACTAGGGACGAATGGTTCGCGGTACCACCCTAAATTACTCAAAAAGAGTCACTCAGTTCTAAATCGTCGTCAAGTGACGATTCAGAGTCCTTATAACGCAAGGAAAACGTCTCCTCCTACTGTTTTAATCAGGAATTGATTAAAGGTTCAGAAAGAAGCTCCAAAGTCCATTCCGCATTACTTCGTATTTGTTTTCACCGGCCACAAATTCTCTGAAACGAAGGAAAATACGTACTATTCTTTATCATTGCTTAACAGCTGTTATTTTATTACTCACATTATAAAGGAAATACATATTTAATTTCAAGTAGGTTAAAAATAATATACCAGTAGGGCAATGATCATAAAAAGACCGTTCATCAGTCCATGAAAGAGGAGTGGCTTTTCGTTGACAGTAATCATTTCTGATAATCTTGGTATGTCTTCAAAATTTCGTTTTTCTCCCCCTTTTGAAAAAAAGAGATTAAAGGATCTAGAAATGGCATCATAAAAGCCACTGTGAATGGTATAAAGTAGTAATGAAAATAATAGTAAGCCTGCGGTAAAGAGGAAAGATATATTGATATAATTCAGTAACGAAATTTCATGTTGGTAAAAATATGAAATGATGATAATCGCTATCTGAGTAAAAGAGAGAATAATTAATTTTTTCTTTAGACGAGATTTCACTGAATAACCTCCAA belongs to Neobacillus sp. OS1-2 and includes:
- a CDS encoding DUF3899 domain-containing protein; this translates as MKSRLKKKLIILSFTQIAIIIISYFYQHEISLLNYINISFLFTAGLLLFSLLLYTIHSGFYDAISRSFNLFFSKGGEKRNFEDIPRLSEMITVNEKPLLFHGLMNGLFMIIALLVYYF